In Humulus lupulus chromosome 6, drHumLupu1.1, whole genome shotgun sequence, a single genomic region encodes these proteins:
- the LOC133784734 gene encoding uncharacterized protein LOC133784734 — MVLYAQRKFIIERNYVLSDHRPFGVLTMLQDRQWTGSLVKFSGFVDRIVKEFYANITNEIIEPSSPLYNKVFVRGHWFSFSPQYIALALCLPLTVEDDVDGASLDKDMVITELVGQKMVWPSNTVISVSNLTYTYAVLHKFATKNWKPTSHTATISFDMASFLYKVGTGLGLNLASVIHDQIIGFRKGNRKNLNLPFPQVIYKVLSMQKKDLQRDQEDLVAPTTAASYKASAPPTEATAAPSSKKVKPQSLKIASDDIPHASSSVATDSGLVATEIAAVRASVDSLTARVMSIEGLQRSVLEAVRSLSKDPVV; from the coding sequence ATGGTTCTGTATGCTCAACGAAAATTTATCATTGAAAGAAATTATGTCTTGAGTGATCATCGTCCTTTTGGTGTGCTAACAATGCTTCAAGATCGACAATGGACAGGTTCTTTGGTTAAATTTTCtggttttgtggatagaatagtcaaggaattctatgccaataTTACTAATGAAATTATTGAACCTTCATCTCCTCTGTATAATAAAGTGTTTGTTAGGGGCCAttggttctctttttctcctcaaTACATTGCTCTTGCTTTGTGCCTTCCCCTTACTGTCGAGGATGATGTTGATGGTGCTTCTCTTGACAAGGACATGGTTATCACTGAGTTGGTCGGACAAAAAATGGTATGGCCTTCTAACACAGTCATCTCTGTCTCCAATCTCACCTACACTTATGCTGTTCTCCATAAGTTTGCAACAAAAAATTGGAAGCCCACATCTCACACGGCCACTATCTCTTTTGATATGGCATCATTTTTGTACAAAGTGGGGACCGGTCTTGGTTTAAATTTGGCTTCGGTTATTCATGATCAAATCATTGGGTTTCGCAAAGGTAACAGGAAAAACTTGAATCTTCCTTTTCCTCaagttatttataaagtgttgagtaTGCAGAAAAAAGATCTCCAACGTGACCAAGAAGACTTGGTGGCACCCACTACTGCTGCTTCCTACAAGGCCTCTGCCCCTCCTACTGAAGCCACTGCTGCTCCTTCCTCCAAGAAAGTCAAGCCCCAATCTCTGAAGATTGCCTCGGATGACATTCCTCATGCCTCCTCCTCTGTTGCCACAGATTCAGGACTTGTTGCAACAGAAATAGCTGCTGTCCGAGCCTCTGTTGACTCTTTGACTGCTCGCGTGATGTCAATTGAAGGACTACAACGTTCTGTGTTGGAGGCTGTTCGATCTCTGTCTAAAGATCcagttgtttag